Proteins found in one Oreochromis niloticus isolate F11D_XX linkage group LG22, O_niloticus_UMD_NMBU, whole genome shotgun sequence genomic segment:
- the LOC100706707 gene encoding zinc fingers and homeoboxes protein 2, whose amino-acid sequence MSSRRKSSTPCMVRVVSDLPDEQDDPEEVMDMEIVASKDVRENEPPESAKKSQNLMKDNGDNPDRKSFPKHLDKEQQSGCEDHPPVIEDVEARGGKDKEAPESDPVSQKKQGRGYECKYCPFSTQNLNDFKEHVDSSHPNVILNPLYLCAVCNFNTKKFDSLTEHNESQHPGETNFKFKRIKMNNQTILEQTIEGKDNSAECDVTNEKGESHSSSVFPPCISTTVKSPGSVHTLFGGSELKSQLDGLIQKDQITAVNINGTVIIPEPTIVQGLSHVTPMLQRPPNFNSVPKIAVPLNTTKYNPSLDNNLTLIASFNKFPYPTHAELSWLTAASKHPEEQIKVWFTTQRLKQGITWSPEEVEEARKKMFNGSIPPAHHTFTVLPTSPVSQPSAKASQQPIVHTTVEHLGHVRTTAPNGLTVVTTTNSPAGSSHSLKRPLATQLSTVFGPESKRPIMAVAPHSGDPKDKVLMAPPPPPPPPKGRLPMAPPLVPMEMKRPVAVPLVTTEMKRSSAAVPLMPPPPSSSSSSLSSKGKILSASGNPKTKPVVSLPSIVFPESLTRPMIAPPPISVPPFRNSLLIPRTVPVSSKEKHPSSHNLPASDLNLPNSPPLITSQVRRPTIIQSIRAPAKAPSQISAFSLDGKKLKEQQGVELKASYPRGDKVVSPLPEANGTSRMDSKWPYDQTAPGHNNGIIHLDSGDIPAVPKPDFQHKSSVLTQFPLLERMKGKTAKQLKILEENFLRNSFPTHSDVDNLSAITRLSHQEIDSWFAERRALRDNLEQALLNSMGTKRMGGNGIGAITEKQLHQHQALQLNGIHKPSTGVGFLKSPPPTSHPLSMIVPGTIAPSVPNPNSCSVPPDGRSLALLKDDFAQTRWPSPEEFSQLEGRTGLARGELARWFTDSRLQSGSMDLAELFHNNGVNGGQGPPMCSPENVPPSIIQRCQEGAVTNNNNNNSKVLEVEMGWLMDQRTNSLNNQQHDELQDQFAGRLRQQSVAELKNGGQNGGVLGGAREVFGTWLEDSRRGRELLVDREKKMAEDASGRLTG is encoded by the exons ATGTCCAGTCGTAGAAAGTCCTCCACCCCCTGCATGGTCCGGGTCGTCAGCGACCTGCCTGATGAACAAGATGACCCGGAGGAGGTGATGGACATGGAAATAGTGGCAAGCAAAGATGTGAGAGAAAATGAACCACCTGAATCTGCGAAAAAGAGTCAAAACCTCATGAAGGATAATGGAGATAATCCAGACCGGAaatcatttccaaaacacttaGACAAAGAGCAGCAGTCTGGATGTGAAGATCACCCCCCTGTCATCGAAGATGTAGAAGCCAGAGGGGGAAAGGACAAAGAAGCGCCAGAATCAGACCCGGTGTCCCAGAAGAAGCAGGGAAGAGGTTACGAGTGCAAATACTGCCCGTTTTCGACGCAGAacctgaatgacttcaaagagcACGTGGACTCGAGCCATCCTAACGTCATTCTAAAtccactgtacctctgtgctGTCTGCAACTTCAACACCAAGAAGTTTGACTCGCTCACAGAGCACAACGAGAGCCAGCACCCAGGTGAGACGAACTTCAAGTTCAAGAGGATAAAAATGAACAATCAGACTATCTTAGAGCAGACAATCGAAGGCAAGGACAATTCAGCTGAATGCGACGTGACAAATGAAAAAGGTGAAAGCCACAGCAGCTCTGTGTTTCCACCTTGCATATCTACCACAGTGAAATCTCCGGGTAGTGTGCATACGCTCTTTGGAGGGAGCGAACTGAAAAGCCAGCTGGACGGTTTGATCCAGAAGGACCAAATCACAGCAGTGAACATCAACGGAACAGTCATCATCCCTGAACCCACCATCGTCCAAGGGCTCTCCCATGTCACCCCAATGCTCCAGCGTCCACCCAACTTTAACTCTGTACCAAAAATAGCCGTTCCCTTGAACACCACCAAATATAACCCTTCTTTAGACAACAACCTGACGCTGATCGCCTCCTTTAATAAATTCCCTTACCCAACACATGCTGAGCTGTCATGGCTTACAGCTGCCTCCAAGCACCCGGAGGAACAGATCAAAGTCTGGTTCACTACCCAGCGGCTGAAGCAAGGTATCACTTGGTCCCCGGAAGAGGTGGAGGAAGCCAGGAAGAAAATGTTTAATGGTTCCATCCCTCCTGCTCATCACACGTTCACCGTCTTGCCTACAAGCCCCGTCTCTCAGCCGTCTGCCAAAGCCTCACAGCAGCCCATCGTCCACACGACAGTCGAGCATCTCGGTCATGTCCGAACGACTGCGCCCAATGGGCTAACTGTAGTCACCACCACAAACTCCCCGGCAGGCTCTAGCCACTCCCTTAAGCGACCCCTGGCGACACAGCTGTCAACAGTGTTTGGGCCAGAGTCCAAGCGACCCATCATGGCAGTGGCGCCCCACTCTGGTGACCCTAAAGACAAGGTCCTAATGGCTCCTcccccaccacctcctcccccaAAAGGCCGCCTCCCAATGGCTCCACCTCTTGTTCCCATGGAGATGAAAAGACCTGTAGCAGTTCCTCTGGTTACCACAGAGATGAAGAGGTCATCCGCTGCTGTGCCTTTAATGCCACCGCCTCCatcgtcgtcatcatcatctttgTCTTCCAAAGGGAAGATTCTCTCGGCGTCAGGAAATCCCAAAACAAAGCCGGTGGTGTCTCTGCCCTCCATAGTCTTTCCAGAGTCGTTAACAAGGCCAATGATTGCCCCCCCACCGATCTCTGTCCCTCCGTTCAGAAACAGTCTACTTATTCCCCGTACCGTGCCCGTCTCTTCCAAAGAAAAACACCCCAGTTCTCACAATTTGCCAGCTTCTGATTTAAATCTGCCGAATTCCCCTCCGCTCATTACTTCGCAGGTAAGGAGGCCGACAATTATCCAGTCCATCCGTGCTCCGGCTAAAGCCCCATCCCAGATTTCAGCGTTCTCCTTGGATGGCAAGAAATTAAAAGAGCAGCAAGGAGTGGAGCTGAAAGCCAGCTACCCCAGAGGAGACAAGGTAGTCAGTCCTCTGCCAGAGGCCAATGGAACGTCTCGAATGGACAGCAAATGGCCCTACGATCAGACCGCTCCTGGTCACAATAATGGAATCATACATTTGGACAGTGGGGACATCCCAGCAGTACCAAAACCAGATTTTCAACATAAGTCCTCGGTGCTGACCCAGTTCCCCTTGCTGGAGAGGATGAAAGGAAAAACGGCAAAACAACTGAAGATCTTGGAGGAGAACTTCTTGCGGAACAGCTTTCCCACACACAGCGACGTGGATAATCTCTCAGCCATAACCCGCCTGTCTCATCAGGAAATCGACAGCTGGTTTGCAGAGCGCCGCGCGCTTCGTGACAACCTGGAGCAAGCCCTTCTGAACTCCATGGGCACTAAAAGGATGGGCGGCAATGGCATTGGTGCCATCACTGAGAAACAGCTACATCAGCACCAAGCACTGCAACTTAATGGGATTCACAAACCAAGCACCGGTGTAGGCTTCCTTAAAAGCCCTCCACCAACTTCACACCCCCTGTCCATGATTGTTCCTGGCACCATTGCACCTTCCGTCCCCAATCCGAATTCCTGCTCAGTGCCTCCAGACGGCCGATCCCTGGCGCTCCTCAAGGACGATTTTGCTCAAACTCGGTGGCCTTCCCCTGAGGAGTTCAGCCAGCTGGAGGGTCGGACAGGACTGGCTCGCGGAGAACTGGCCCGCTGGTTCACCGATAGCCGGCTGCAGAGCGGCAGCATGGACTTGGCAGAACTTTTTCACAACAATGGTGTGAATGGAGGACAGGGGCCGCCTATGTGTTCCCCTGAAAACGTTCCACCCAGCATCATCCAGCGCTGTCAGGAAGGAGCtgtaacaaacaacaacaacaacaacagtaagGTGCTGGAGGTTGAGATGGGCTGGCTGATGGACCAGCGCACCAACAGCCTCAACAATCAACAGCACGATGAGCTCCAAGACCAGTTTGCTGGCAG ACTGAGGCAGCAGAGCGTGGCGGAGCTGAAGAACGGGGGACAGAACGGGGGCGTCCTCGGAGGAGCGCGGGAGGTGTTCGGGACCTGGCTGGAGGACTCGAGGCGAGGGCGGGAGCTGCTCGTGGACAGAGAGAAGAAGATGGCGGAGGACGCGTCTGGGAGGCTGACCGGATAA